The Brassica napus cultivar Da-Ae chromosome C7, Da-Ae, whole genome shotgun sequence genomic interval TACAATGTTTAAGTTCTCGACAAAGAGGTGAAAAAAATTACTTGATAACTTGTCGTCATTTGTACTGTATAAATAACCTCATACGCATATTgacgtcaattttttttcctctctctGCCATGTTTCAGTATTCTACGTTTAGTCTGATATACGGAtcatatgatatataaaaaagaaaccCAAACCCATAGGTTACAAGCCCAATAATATGTTTGATTGGTAAGCAGTTACATTACTGTGACCAtgttttactaatctttatttaTGAAAGTGTATGCATAGACAGTATTATCCTGCAAGAAGAAATGTCCACAATAATCTTGCAGCTCTGCTTCagatataataagaaaaaattgtttatttccCATCTCATGTTTGTGCATGCAGCATGTTCCACCATTTTAACGTTTTACCAACTATATATATCCAAGAAATCTATCAAAATTATGGGTACAATTGATACCGATATCAAAATCACATTTTGTTGCAGTGAAAAGAAGACCCGAATGTTCTCTGGTGAGACATAATTTTGAACATGAAGCTGGCTATGCTATTTTACAAATTGGTAAGTGGCCAACATTTATCACTCTCGCATCCATAATCTATTTCTTAAACTATGTTTTCTtattaaacagaaaaaaaatgatcattATTTTGAAATTGATGACAGTGAAGcttagaacatctccaatgaGAGTATGTAAGGGAATAtctcatttttaaattaatgaaaCAAATTAGCAAAATAAGAAAGAGAATTAGAAAAAGAATGTAATGAGGTTCTTGAATTAGAGTTTATAAGAGATTCATTAGAACTTTTAGTGTGTCCATCTATTGTCCAGTTATTAATACAATTTGCTTTGATACTTGTTTTTAGATACTAACCAATAATGTTTGCTCTTATATGTTTATGTAAACTACACAAGATACACAtggttttgcaattttttttattggtaaCACGTGGTAACATTGATTTAGTTTGAGTTAAAGAGTTTAATTCATAGATAACTCAAAAATATCACCAATCATACAttaaatttaactttttgattttaAGTTTGAGTTATCATGTATTATGGTTGAGTTACAATTTTGATTTACACCCtctgtaaaattattaaatcaaaatctaaTGCAACATCATGACCAATCCTATGTCTTAAGATTTGAGTTACAGTTATAATTAAAGTTTCTGTCAAAAATAAcaagtgaaaataataaaatcctaAACACTCCACGGACGAAACGCTTTATGCTATACGTTATGGAATTCTATGTTTGTAAATAAACCATTATTTATATTTCCAAAGCCATCATAGCAATATAATATTCTTATTTCTGGGAATGTTTCTAACAATATTATACAAACTTAATTTTGTGTTAGTCAAATATTTGTATTCTCTTTCTTGTTcctatttttgaattattaattttaaaattattattttacataatcTTATtagttgtaaattttatttggaTTAGAAATTTATAGATTATTTTGTTATTGATATCGGATAAATAATATCATTAGTAAGTACAATTcttagataaatatatattacaacttatttttttgttaaaatttatttttatacatattaatttatttttattatttatttatttttaaataggttaacatttttttgttattaataataataattcattattatatgtttatatttatatttattttttttaaactatactGCAACTTATACATCAAAAAAGTTACCTGTCATCAGTTTTACTAAAATGATAACTCTTGTTTTTACTGCAAAACTTACTAATTTACCtcataaaattaagtttttacCATGTAATTTTTACTGCGTCGAATTGTACTCGACTTTAATAATGCAATGTCACGGGGTCGGAGccttatgtattaaaaaaaatgagtggTACAAAGAGATGATAATCCAGAGGAGCAGATCCGAATTTTATGACGAGTTAGGTCATTTGCACTGTCAGAGATGTATCATTACCATTTATGCTTTTTGCGTGACCTTTAATCATGCAACTTATGAattgtattttgtattttttttagaaaaaaaataaaaataacactaaatcaagtttttttcccaaactagcattcaaggtcaaaagtcacaaaaatatcacttaatattttatcaaaaatcacaaatttagggtttagagttaaagggtggggtttagaatttaggttttagggtttagagtttagggtttagagtttagggtttagggattagggtttagggtttagggtttagaatttaggctttagggtttagagtttagggtttagggtttagggtttagagttgagaaatgaggttttggggataagatttcaaattttgaaaaataaaaaaattaaaattttcaaaagatataatactattttggtcattttagtttttgagtgctatttttgtgatataaacttagaaatgtgctattttggagatttgttcttttttttatccttttttttttgtcgaccaATCCTATTTCTCTTTGATTACATTATTTCGTGTTGTCTCTTTGATTACATTATTTCGTGTTGtcaattaaaaacaaatctATAAATGGCCATATAATAAACtatgattaaataaaaatcaacagaAAATTCCTTCCATTCCATTTTTGTGGTCAGAAAATTCAATAAACTAgccatttcaaataattatccgacttctgttttatttttggtcTGAATATATATTGACTTTGAATttaggaaaaaataaaaataaaaaatcggaACGAGTCCAACTAATATGGCGTCCCTTTTTTTCTTGTGGGCGTCTCTCTACTTTGCGCTCTCACTTTGTGATTCCTCGTGAACTTTGCCGGAGGTTTTATCGGGAAACAAAACTCATCGACACGTAATAATCCACGGTTTATTCGGGGGAAGAGTGAAGAGATCTGAAAGAGTCCTCCTCCGATGGGAACGCTGCAGTCATGGCGTAAAGCTTATGGAGCCCTCAAAGACACCACCAAAGTCGGCCTCGTCCGCGTCAACAGCGATTACGCCGTACGCGCTTTCCCCGATTCCTCCTTAATTTTCGTTTGATCATTTCTCTGAtagattcgattttttttttttgggggaatTTTTAATAGGATTTAGATGTTGCCATAGTCAAAGCTACCAATCATGTGGAGTGTCCTCCCAAAGATCGCCATCTCCGAAGTGAGTGGTTTCAGTTATTTTCTCGGGAATCGTTAGATCTATGAAATGATTCCTATATTGTTTGTATCACTTTTGCAGAAATCTTCGCGGCGACGGCAGTGACTCGTGCTAGAGCAGATGTTGCCTACTGTATTCACGCTCTCTCCCGGCGATTGCATAAAACCAGAAACTGGACGGTACCAATTGACTCTCTCCTGTGATTCTTAGAGTTTTTGAGTAATAAGCATATGAACTTGATCGCTTCTCCATCCTTGTTGTTGCTTCAACAGGTTGCCTTGAAAACACTAATTGTGATTCACCGCCTTCTAAGGGAAGGAGACCCCACCTTTCGAGAGGAGCTTCTTAATTTTTCGCAGAGAGCTCGCATCCTGCAGCTTTCTAATTTCAAGGATGATTCAAGCCCTATCGGTGAGTCCTCAATTCAGCGTTTTACAGATCAAAAGAGGTTCTTATTGAGTGTGAATGCTAATTTAgcctttctttttgtttctctcatAGCCTGGGATTGTTCAGCCTGGGTACGTACTTATTCGTTGTTTCTTGAGGAACGCCTTGAGTGCTTCAgggttttaaaatatgatactGAGGCAGAGCGTCTTCCTAAGTCTACCCCAGGGCAGGATAAGGTATCAACTATTTGCTTTGCTTCCAGCTTTGTCTTGCGTGTAGACCTCTCTTTCTGATGGTTTTGATTTTGCGCGTTGTTGATTGGCAGGGGTACAGTAGAACCAGGGATTTAGATGGTGAAGAGCTCTTGGTGCAGTTGCCTGCTTTGCAGCAGCTTCTCTATCGTCTCATCGGTTGCAGGgtactctctctttcttcttttgcttAGTTCTTTGTATAGCTGATTGTTTGTAGCTACATTTGCTGATCAATGAACTGTCTTGCACCTTTCAGCCAGAAGGCGCTGCTAACCATAATCATGTTATACAATATGCACTTGCTCTGGTACGTGATAATATTATTAACATTTCCGCAACCGGAGACAGTTGGGGTGTTTTGCTCTGCCAAGCTTTCCCTTCCCTCTAAAAAGCAAAGCTCGaaaatatctttacctttttgtGATGGAATGGTAGGTGTTGAAGGAGAGTTTCAAAGTCTACTGTGCTATCAATGACGGAATTATCAATCTCATTGACAAGGTAggtctagttttttttatttgccaTTTTAGTTATCATGTCTTTCTCCCTTCcctgattatttatttatttattgcagTTCTTTGAAATGCCAAAACATGAAGCCATGACTTCCCTTGAGATATACAAGCGTGCGGGTCAGCAGGTTCTGTTTGTTGGCCTATTCTTTTCTTTGTAGGCTTTACTTATATAGTCACTTTCTTTTCTAACGAGAGATATTGTAATCTTTTCAGGCTCGTAGCCTATCTGAGTTCTATGAAGCCTGTAAAGGATTGGAACTCGCTAGGAATTTTCAGTTTCCTGTGTTAAGAGAGGTACCACATGGACTTGTTTCTAAATTAAATTGGTGACTATTGCTTGTACCGGTAAGTTAATACGGTACAttatttttgttgtctccaGCCCCCACAATCTTTTCTGACAACAATGGAAGAGTATATTAAAGAAGCACCGCGGGCTGTCGATGTCCCAATGCCACTGGTATGCTAATGAAGATCTCTACACAGCTTCCAGCTCTTTTCTCATATGAGTGATCCAAGAATTTTGGCTTTTTGAACTCTCTCTCTGAGTTTTATGTGCTAATGAAGTTGTCTACATGCAGCTTCTAACTTATAGGCCGGATGATGGCCTTCCTGTCGAAGATGCTGAATCGTCTCATGAAGAACGTGAAGTTGTTTTGAATACAGATGATGTCGTTCTTGTATCTGAAGAGACTGAACCTTCTCCGCCACCTCCTCCTTCAGCCAACACTCAGTCTCAGAACATCATCGATACAGATGATCTACTGGTGAAAATCCTATTACTATTACTTCATGAGTCTTGATTTCACTTTTGCTTCCCATTGCTATTCTTAACTCTCAGGCTCTCTT includes:
- the LOC106410791 gene encoding putative clathrin assembly protein At2g01600; this encodes MGTLQSWRKAYGALKDTTKVGLVRVNSDYADLDVAIVKATNHVECPPKDRHLRKIFAATAVTRARADVAYCIHALSRRLHKTRNWTVALKTLIVIHRLLREGDPTFREELLNFSQRARILQLSNFKDDSSPIAWDCSAWVRTYSLFLEERLECFRVLKYDTEAERLPKSTPGQDKGYSRTRDLDGEELLVQLPALQQLLYRLIGCRPEGAANHNHVIQYALALVLKESFKVYCAINDGIINLIDKFFEMPKHEAMTSLEIYKRAGQQARSLSEFYEACKGLELARNFQFPVLREPPQSFLTTMEEYIKEAPRAVDVPMPLLLTYRPDDGLPVEDAESSHEEREVVLNTDDVVLVSEETEPSPPPPPSANTQSQNIIDTDDLLGLNTAAPDASAIEDQNALALAVIPTDGNPPTPRFGQTNNYDPSGWELALVTTPSNDISAATDRQLAGGLDTLTLNSLYDDGAYIASQRPVYGAPAPNPFEVHDPFATSNSTLPPQQPAVSNPFGSYQPTYQPQQQQLQLAFPNPPASNNPFGDFGEFPVNPVSQQPNTSGFGDFAVNQHNNPFRSTGLL